Proteins from a single region of Nomascus leucogenys isolate Asia chromosome 2, Asia_NLE_v1, whole genome shotgun sequence:
- the VKORC1 gene encoding vitamin K epoxide reductase complex subunit 1 isoform X2, translating to MGSTWGSPGWVRLALCLTGLVLSLYALHVKAARARDRDYRALCDVGTAISCSRVFSSRLPADTLGLCPAAAELPGVSRWFCLPGLDPVLRAL from the exons ATGGGCAGCACCTGGGGGAGCCCTGGCTGGGTGCGGCTCGCTCTTTGCCTGACGGGCTTAGTGCTCTCGCTCTATGCGCTGCACGTGAAGGCGGCGCGCGCCCGGGACCGGGATTACCGTGCGCTCTGCGACGTGGGCACCGCCATCAGCTGTTCACGCGTCTTCTCCTCCAG GTTGCCTGCGGACACGCTGGGCCTCTGTCCTGCTGCTGCTGAGCTCCCTGGTGTCTCTCGCTGGTTCTGTCTACCTGGCCTGGATCCTGTTCTTCGTGCTCTATGA
- the VKORC1 gene encoding vitamin K epoxide reductase complex subunit 1 isoform X1 codes for MGSTWGSPGWVRLALCLTGLVLSLYALHVKAARARDRDYRALCDVGTAISCSRVFSSRWGRGFGLVEHVLGQDSILNQSNSIFGCIFYTLQLLLGCLRTRWASVLLLLSSLVSLAGSVYLAWILFFVLYDFCIVCITTYAINVSLMWLSFQKVQEPQGKAKRH; via the exons ATGGGCAGCACCTGGGGGAGCCCTGGCTGGGTGCGGCTCGCTCTTTGCCTGACGGGCTTAGTGCTCTCGCTCTATGCGCTGCACGTGAAGGCGGCGCGCGCCCGGGACCGGGATTACCGTGCGCTCTGCGACGTGGGCACCGCCATCAGCTGTTCACGCGTCTTCTCCTCCAG GTGGGGCAGGGGCTTCGGGCTGGTGGAGCATGTGCTGGGACAGGACAGTATCCTCAATCAATCCAACAGCATATTCGGTTGCATCTTCTACACACTACAGCTATTGTTAG GTTGCCTGCGGACACGCTGGGCCTCTGTCCTGCTGCTGCTGAGCTCCCTGGTGTCTCTCGCTGGTTCTGTCTACCTGGCCTGGATCCTGTTCTTCGTGCTCTATGATTTCTGCATCGTTTGCATCACCACCTATGCTATCAACGTGAGCCTGATGTGGCTTAGTTTCCAGAAGGTCCAAGAACCTCAGGGCAAGGCTAAGAGGCACTGA